A genomic stretch from Chryseobacterium sp. SNU WT5 includes:
- a CDS encoding Tex family protein has translation MNSIDYIKKSLQLSDNSIKATLKLLAEDCTIPFISRYRKDATGNLDEVQIEGISKLNKQFEEIIKRKETILKSIEEQNALTQELKQRIEQSFDLQELEDLYLPFKKRRKTRADSAKEKGLEPLARMIMSQNANDLQHLASRYLNDQVATEEDALQGARDIMAEWINENMYVRKNLRRLFQRKAVIASKVVKTKKEDEAAQKFSQYFEWEESLNRIPSHRLLAMLRAETEGFVKTKIEIDKEEALDFIENSIIKSNNECADQISLAIKDCYKRLLEPAISNEALQEAKEKADHKAIEIFAENLRQLLLAPPLGEKRILSIDPGFKSGCKVVCLDEKGDLLHNETIYPHAPQNDAGMAMKKIRSMVNAYNIEAISIGNGTASRETEFFIKKIAFDKPPLVFIVSEAGASVYSASKIARDEFPSYDVTVRGAISIGRRLSDPLAELVKIDAKSIGVGQYQHDVDQTQLKNELDSTVMKCVNSVGINLNTASKSLLSYVSGIGEKMAENIVNYRAENGAFEDRKQLKKVPRLGEKAYQQAAAFIRITHGKNPLDNSAVHPEAYSIVEKMAKDLGVKTNDLIANKELIKSGSPENYITETIGILGIKDILKELEKPGLDPRKAAKVFEFDPTVKSIKNLKPGMILPGIVNNITAFGCFVDVGIKESGLVHISQLKEGFVSDVNEVVKLHQHVQVKVTEVDEARKRIQLSMIL, from the coding sequence ATGAATTCCATTGATTATATTAAAAAATCTCTTCAATTATCTGACAACAGTATTAAAGCGACCCTTAAACTTTTGGCTGAAGACTGCACCATTCCATTTATATCAAGATACCGAAAAGATGCTACCGGAAATTTAGATGAAGTTCAGATCGAGGGAATTTCAAAACTCAACAAACAGTTTGAGGAAATCATCAAACGGAAAGAAACTATTTTAAAATCAATTGAAGAACAGAATGCTTTAACGCAAGAATTAAAACAAAGAATTGAACAAAGTTTTGATCTTCAGGAATTGGAAGATTTGTATTTACCTTTCAAAAAACGGAGAAAAACCAGAGCGGATTCGGCGAAAGAAAAAGGTTTAGAACCATTAGCGAGGATGATTATGAGTCAAAATGCGAACGACCTTCAGCATTTAGCATCAAGATATTTGAACGATCAAGTGGCTACGGAAGAGGACGCGCTGCAAGGTGCGAGAGATATTATGGCAGAATGGATCAATGAGAATATGTATGTCCGTAAAAATCTGCGTCGCTTGTTTCAACGGAAAGCGGTTATTGCTTCAAAAGTTGTGAAAACGAAAAAAGAGGATGAAGCAGCTCAGAAATTTTCACAATATTTTGAGTGGGAAGAAAGTCTGAACAGAATTCCGTCACATCGATTACTGGCCATGTTGCGAGCTGAAACTGAAGGTTTTGTAAAAACGAAAATAGAAATTGATAAAGAGGAAGCGCTTGATTTTATAGAAAACTCTATTATTAAATCGAATAATGAATGCGCAGATCAAATTTCATTAGCCATAAAAGATTGTTATAAAAGATTGCTGGAGCCCGCAATTTCAAACGAAGCTTTGCAGGAAGCCAAAGAAAAAGCCGACCATAAAGCAATCGAAATATTTGCTGAAAATTTGCGGCAACTTCTACTCGCTCCACCTTTAGGAGAAAAGCGGATTTTATCTATCGATCCAGGTTTTAAAAGCGGGTGTAAAGTCGTTTGTTTAGATGAGAAAGGAGATTTACTGCACAACGAAACCATTTATCCGCACGCTCCACAAAATGATGCGGGAATGGCAATGAAGAAAATCCGCTCCATGGTAAATGCTTATAATATTGAAGCGATTTCGATTGGAAATGGAACGGCGAGTCGGGAAACAGAATTCTTTATTAAGAAAATTGCTTTCGATAAACCGCCATTGGTTTTCATCGTTTCAGAAGCTGGAGCTTCAGTTTATTCTGCAAGTAAAATTGCGAGAGATGAATTTCCGAGTTATGATGTGACGGTTCGAGGTGCAATTTCGATTGGTAGAAGATTATCCGATCCATTAGCAGAACTCGTTAAAATTGATGCAAAGTCAATTGGTGTCGGACAATACCAACACGATGTGGACCAAACACAACTTAAAAATGAACTGGATTCTACCGTGATGAAATGTGTGAATTCGGTCGGAATTAATCTGAATACGGCGAGTAAATCCTTGTTAAGTTATGTTTCTGGAATTGGCGAAAAGATGGCAGAAAACATCGTGAATTATCGCGCAGAAAATGGCGCTTTTGAAGACCGAAAACAGTTGAAGAAAGTTCCGAGATTGGGCGAAAAAGCGTATCAACAGGCGGCTGCTTTTATCAGAATAACTCACGGTAAAAATCCTTTAGATAATTCGGCAGTTCATCCGGAAGCATATTCGATTGTAGAAAAAATGGCGAAAGATTTAGGCGTTAAAACGAACGACCTCATCGCCAATAAAGAATTGATAAAATCCGGCAGTCCTGAAAATTATATCACCGAAACAATTGGTATTTTAGGAATTAAAGATATTTTGAAAGAACTTGAAAAACCCGGATTGGATCCGAGAAAAGCAGCGAAGGTATTTGAATTTGATCCTACCGTAAAATCTATTAAAAACCTGAAACCCGGCATGATCCTTCCCGGAATTGTCAATAACATTACCGCATTCGGATGTTTCGTTGATGTTGGAATTAAAGAAAGTGGATTAGTTCATATTTCTCAACTCAAAGAAGGTTTCGTATCTGATGTGAATGAAGTCGTAAAACTACATCAACATGTTCAGGTGAAAGTGACGGAAGTGGATGAGGCCAGAAAAAGAATTCAGTTGAGTATGATTTTGTAA
- a CDS encoding efflux RND transporter permease subunit produces MKLAEISIKRPSLVIVLFTILTLGGLLSYSMMGYELIPKFETNMVTISTVYPGASPSEVETSVTRKIEDAVGSLENVKKVESSSYESLSVIMVQLNTGADVNYALNDAQRKVNAILSQLPDDIDAPSLNKFSLDDLPIMTMSLSSDKLNNRELYDLLDKKIEPIFSRVSGVAQVDLVGGQEREIQVNIDEKKLQGYNISIGEVQQAILSSNLDFPTGSLKSRTSKSTIRLSGKYKSIEEMSNLIITSKNGAQVRLSDVASVFDTQQDVEKIARFNQNPTILMQVKKQSDANAVAVSENVQKTIAEVVKNYAVQGVKVKIVDDSTDFTLAAADHVIFDLVIAVILVAIVMLLFLHNIRNAFIVMVSIPLSLIATFIGMYLMGYTLNLMSLLGLSLVVGILVDDAIVVLENVYRHMEMGKSRIRAAYDGASEIGFTVTAITLVIVVVFLPIAMSSGLVSDILAQFCVTVVMATLFSLLASFTIIPWLSSRFGKVVHLTGKNPFEKFILWFEGQLDKFTHFITGILEWCLKTGLRRIMTVVITFLILISSFMLVGFGFIGGEFFPKMDRGQFLVQIELPKDATIEKTNQVTLNVEKYLRDNKDVVDLITTVGQQSSGFGASQATVYQAEVQVNLVDKSERAQSTDILAAKFKRDLEEKFTGVEFKTAPIGLMGADNAPIEMVVTAADNETANKEANRILELLKKVPGAVDAELSTDTGSPEVRVNIDRDKMATLGLNLSSVGQSMQTAFNGNTDGKFRAGEYEYDINIRFADNNRKSIDDVRNLMFTNNNGEQIRLTQFANVDMSSGPSLLQRRDKSPSVKVLSKVVGRPAGDVANEWADQFMNNEKTKPAGVNYIWSGDMENQTEGFGTLGIALLAAIVLVYLVMVSLYDSFVYPFVVLFSIPLALIGVMVILALTNNSINIFTMLGMIMLIGLVAKNAIMIVDFANMRKAAGANTHDALIQANHARLRPILMTTIAMIFGMLPIALAKGAGAEMNNGLAWVVIGGLTSSLFLTLIIVPVVYSLFDSMLRRMGKDEKVDYEGEMKADYEHKELSDDGFTPKHQL; encoded by the coding sequence ATGAAATTAGCAGAAATATCAATCAAAAGACCATCGTTGGTGATCGTTTTATTTACGATACTTACTTTAGGTGGTTTACTCAGCTACTCTATGATGGGGTACGAGCTTATCCCGAAATTTGAAACCAATATGGTAACCATCTCTACGGTATATCCAGGAGCGTCGCCAAGTGAGGTGGAAACTTCGGTTACCCGTAAAATTGAAGATGCCGTAGGATCTTTGGAAAACGTAAAAAAAGTAGAATCATCTTCTTATGAAAGTCTGTCCGTAATTATGGTACAGCTGAATACAGGAGCGGATGTTAATTACGCTCTGAATGATGCACAAAGAAAAGTAAATGCTATTTTATCACAACTTCCGGATGATATCGACGCACCGTCATTAAATAAATTCTCGCTGGATGATCTACCGATTATGACCATGAGTCTTTCCAGTGACAAGTTGAATAACAGAGAACTTTATGATCTTTTAGATAAAAAAATTGAACCTATTTTCTCCCGTGTGAGTGGTGTTGCGCAAGTTGACCTTGTTGGTGGACAGGAGCGCGAGATTCAGGTTAATATTGATGAGAAAAAATTACAGGGCTACAATATCTCTATTGGAGAAGTGCAGCAAGCCATCCTTTCTTCCAATTTAGATTTTCCAACAGGAAGTTTAAAATCGAGAACCTCAAAATCGACGATTAGATTATCAGGGAAATATAAGTCGATCGAAGAAATGAGCAATCTGATTATTACCAGTAAAAATGGAGCTCAGGTTAGACTTTCAGATGTTGCCAGCGTTTTTGATACGCAACAGGATGTAGAAAAAATTGCACGATTTAATCAGAATCCTACGATTTTGATGCAAGTGAAAAAGCAGTCGGATGCCAATGCTGTTGCCGTTTCTGAAAATGTTCAGAAAACAATAGCAGAAGTGGTGAAAAATTATGCCGTGCAAGGCGTTAAAGTGAAAATTGTTGATGACAGTACAGATTTTACCTTAGCAGCAGCAGACCATGTGATCTTCGATTTGGTGATTGCGGTTATCTTGGTGGCCATCGTAATGTTGCTTTTCCTTCATAACATTAGAAACGCATTCATCGTCATGGTTTCTATTCCGTTATCGTTGATCGCGACTTTTATCGGAATGTATTTAATGGGTTATACCTTAAACTTAATGAGTTTATTAGGACTTTCCCTCGTGGTTGGTATTTTGGTGGATGATGCCATTGTGGTTCTGGAAAACGTTTACCGACACATGGAAATGGGTAAAAGCAGAATTCGTGCAGCTTACGACGGTGCCTCAGAAATTGGATTTACCGTAACCGCCATTACTTTGGTTATTGTGGTGGTTTTCTTACCAATCGCGATGAGTTCCGGGTTGGTGTCAGATATTTTAGCGCAGTTCTGTGTTACGGTGGTAATGGCGACTTTGTTCTCATTGTTGGCTTCGTTTACCATTATTCCGTGGTTGTCTTCCAGATTCGGGAAAGTAGTACATCTTACGGGTAAAAATCCTTTTGAAAAATTCATTCTTTGGTTTGAAGGACAACTCGATAAATTCACCCATTTTATTACAGGAATTCTCGAATGGTGTTTGAAAACCGGCTTACGAAGAATTATGACGGTTGTCATCACCTTCCTTATTTTAATCTCTTCCTTTATGTTGGTTGGATTCGGTTTCATCGGTGGAGAATTCTTCCCGAAAATGGACCGTGGACAATTCTTAGTACAAATAGAATTGCCTAAAGATGCTACCATTGAAAAAACCAATCAGGTAACTTTAAATGTTGAAAAATATTTAAGAGATAATAAAGATGTGGTCGATTTAATTACCACGGTAGGTCAGCAATCTTCAGGATTTGGAGCTTCGCAGGCTACGGTTTATCAGGCAGAAGTTCAGGTAAACTTAGTTGATAAATCAGAACGTGCACAAAGCACCGATATCTTGGCAGCAAAATTCAAGAGAGATCTTGAAGAAAAGTTTACCGGTGTTGAATTTAAAACCGCCCCGATCGGATTAATGGGAGCAGATAATGCCCCGATCGAGATGGTCGTAACGGCTGCAGATAACGAAACTGCAAACAAAGAAGCCAACAGGATCTTAGAATTACTGAAAAAAGTTCCAGGAGCAGTAGATGCAGAATTGTCAACTGATACAGGAAGTCCGGAAGTCCGTGTGAATATTGACCGTGATAAAATGGCAACTTTAGGTCTTAACCTTTCAAGTGTTGGACAATCGATGCAAACGGCGTTTAACGGTAATACCGACGGAAAATTCCGGGCAGGTGAATATGAATATGATATCAACATCCGTTTTGCAGACAATAACAGAAAGTCCATTGATGATGTAAGAAACTTAATGTTTACGAACAATAATGGAGAGCAAATCAGATTAACCCAGTTTGCCAATGTAGACATGAGTTCAGGACCGAGTTTGCTTCAACGTAGAGACAAATCACCTTCTGTAAAAGTACTTTCAAAAGTAGTAGGTCGCCCGGCGGGAGATGTTGCTAATGAATGGGCGGACCAGTTCATGAATAACGAGAAAACAAAACCAGCCGGTGTTAATTATATCTGGAGTGGTGATATGGAAAACCAGACCGAAGGTTTCGGTACTTTAGGGATCGCTTTATTAGCGGCTATTGTATTGGTTTATCTGGTAATGGTATCACTGTATGATAGCTTCGTTTATCCGTTTGTGGTCTTGTTCTCCATTCCTTTGGCTTTGATCGGAGTAATGGTGATTTTAGCGTTAACCAATAATTCCATCAATATCTTTACGATGTTGGGGATGATCATGTTGATCGGTTTGGTGGCGAAGAATGCGATTATGATCGTCGATTTCGCCAATATGCGAAAAGCAGCTGGAGCCAATACTCATGATGCATTGATCCAGGCAAATCACGCGAGACTTCGTCCGATTTTGATGACCACGATCGCGATGATCTTCGGGATGCTACCAATTGCTTTGGCAAAAGGTGCAGGAGCCGAAATGAACAACGGTCTGGCTTGGGTAGTGATCGGTGGTTTAACCTCATCATTATTCCTTACCTTGATCATCGTTCCTGTAGTATATTCCCTTTTCGATTCTATGTTGAGAAGAATGGGTAAAGACGAGAAAGTAGATTACGAAGGCGAAATGAAAGCCGATTATGAACACAAAGAATTAAGCGACGACGGATTTACTCCGAAACATCAGCTTTAA
- a CDS encoding efflux RND transporter periplasmic adaptor subunit, giving the protein MKKTIIYIIVAAVLIGLGAYKIASNKANQKKEVAEVAKQVDKINVNVVTAARENINTDYSANGTFIPKQETNQSSEISGRIVNVLVREGSRVGAGQVLATIKRDAIEVDLSQAQNNLQNAIIDNQRYENAYKTGGVTKQQLDNSRLQLKNMQSAVRAQSVRVNDTSVRAGISGIINKKMVEPGMVVAPGTPLFEIVNINSLKLSVLVDESQIGRIQMGQTVPITVNVLPDESFAGKITFIAPKSDASLNFPVEIEVANNGSLKAGMYGTALFKTNYGAENQNMLTVPAEAFVNGVSSGQLFIVQNGTAKMINVKTGKVYGNKVQIISGLNGGEQVITSGQINLENGSKINIVK; this is encoded by the coding sequence ATGAAAAAAACTATAATATATATCATCGTAGCTGCGGTACTCATTGGTTTGGGAGCGTATAAGATTGCCAGTAACAAAGCAAATCAAAAGAAAGAAGTAGCAGAAGTTGCAAAGCAGGTGGATAAGATCAATGTGAATGTGGTGACTGCCGCGAGAGAAAATATCAATACCGATTATTCGGCAAACGGAACTTTTATTCCGAAACAGGAAACGAATCAATCGTCGGAGATCTCCGGTCGTATCGTGAATGTATTGGTAAGAGAAGGTTCCAGAGTTGGAGCAGGTCAGGTATTAGCAACCATCAAAAGAGATGCAATCGAAGTTGATCTAAGCCAGGCACAGAACAATTTACAAAACGCGATCATCGATAATCAGCGTTATGAAAATGCTTATAAAACGGGTGGAGTGACCAAACAGCAGTTAGATAATTCCAGATTACAACTGAAAAACATGCAGTCTGCAGTCCGTGCACAAAGCGTGAGAGTTAATGATACCAGCGTAAGAGCAGGAATTAGCGGAATTATTAATAAAAAAATGGTGGAGCCGGGAATGGTCGTTGCACCAGGAACGCCTTTATTCGAGATCGTCAATATCAACAGTTTAAAATTATCTGTTTTGGTGGATGAAAGTCAGATCGGAAGAATTCAAATGGGTCAGACGGTTCCAATTACAGTAAATGTTTTACCTGATGAATCGTTCGCTGGAAAAATTACGTTTATCGCTCCGAAAAGTGACGCGTCTTTGAACTTTCCTGTAGAAATTGAAGTGGCAAACAACGGAAGTTTAAAAGCCGGAATGTACGGAACAGCATTATTCAAAACCAATTACGGGGCTGAAAATCAAAATATGTTAACCGTTCCTGCAGAAGCTTTTGTGAATGGTGTAAGTTCAGGTCAGTTGTTCATCGTTCAAAACGGAACGGCTAAAATGATCAACGTAAAAACCGGAAAAGTGTACGGCAACAAAGTACAGATCATCAGCGGTCTGAATGGAGGAGAACAGGTGATCACCAGTGGACAGATCAACCTGGAGAACGGATCGAAAATAAATATTGTAAAGTAG
- a CDS encoding TolC family protein, with translation MTNWRKMAFVGLFAISVSVLKAQQTVTLKDAITYALQNKAEALKAKLDVRNADYQIMEAKSNALPHISGVANLTYNPLLQKSALDVGAFSGGPSNIQLISFGQKWNAGAGLQLSQAIFDQKVFIGLKAAKSTKEFYQLNEQLTEEQIIERVSNAYFQVFTIKQKKETLESSFASNEKARNVIKSLFDNGLAKKVDLDRTNVNLTNISTVIKQQQNGINQAENALKFYMGMPIETQIQLEATDMEVTPHLLADVVGTDDRTEVQILNKQKELLQYNKQAVEAAYYPTVNLNANYSYQALGDKFPLTHGKKSGVYWSDYSAITLGVNIPIFNGFATKARVAMAQIELDKLEVDMKDTKLGLDLSYQNAKSQIENSLAALDSQKANVSLAETVAANTKSNYQYGLATLTDLLEAENALVEAKNNYTNAILDYKIAEIEFYKSKGELKTYLK, from the coding sequence ATGACCAATTGGAGAAAAATGGCTTTCGTCGGCCTCTTTGCTATCTCAGTTTCCGTACTGAAAGCGCAACAGACCGTCACGCTGAAAGATGCCATAACGTATGCGCTTCAAAATAAAGCCGAAGCACTAAAAGCAAAACTGGATGTCCGGAATGCCGACTACCAAATCATGGAAGCAAAATCGAACGCTTTGCCTCATATTTCGGGGGTGGCAAACCTTACCTACAATCCGCTTTTGCAGAAATCGGCCTTAGATGTTGGTGCCTTCAGTGGTGGGCCTAGTAATATTCAGCTTATTTCTTTCGGGCAGAAATGGAATGCCGGAGCGGGTTTGCAACTGTCGCAGGCGATCTTTGATCAGAAAGTTTTTATTGGACTGAAAGCAGCAAAATCAACCAAAGAATTTTATCAGCTGAACGAACAGCTGACAGAAGAGCAAATTATCGAAAGAGTTTCAAATGCCTATTTTCAGGTTTTTACCATTAAACAGAAAAAGGAAACTTTAGAAAGCAGTTTTGCGAGCAATGAAAAAGCCAGAAATGTGATCAAGAGTTTATTTGATAATGGTTTGGCAAAGAAAGTAGATTTGGACCGAACCAATGTTAATTTGACCAATATCAGCACGGTGATCAAACAGCAACAAAATGGAATTAACCAGGCAGAAAATGCGTTGAAGTTTTACATGGGAATGCCTATTGAAACTCAAATTCAACTGGAAGCAACTGATATGGAAGTTACGCCTCATTTGTTGGCAGACGTGGTTGGAACCGATGACCGAACTGAAGTTCAGATTTTAAACAAACAAAAAGAACTCTTACAGTATAACAAACAGGCGGTGGAAGCGGCTTATTATCCAACCGTTAATTTGAATGCAAATTATAGTTATCAGGCGTTGGGAGATAAATTTCCTTTAACCCACGGGAAAAAAAGTGGGGTATATTGGTCAGATTATTCCGCGATTACTTTAGGCGTGAATATCCCTATTTTTAATGGTTTTGCAACCAAAGCAAGAGTGGCCATGGCGCAGATCGAACTGGATAAACTGGAAGTCGATATGAAAGATACCAAACTTGGTTTGGATCTGTCCTACCAAAATGCCAAATCCCAAATTGAAAACAGCCTTGCAGCTTTAGACAGTCAGAAAGCGAATGTAAGTCTTGCCGAAACGGTGGCTGCCAATACCAAAAGCAATTACCAGTACGGTTTAGCAACGCTTACCGATCTGTTGGAAGCTGAAAATGCTTTGGTCGAAGCTAAAAATAATTATACCAATGCCATTTTGGATTATAAAATTGCAGAGATCGAATTCTATAAATCTAAAGGTGAACTTAAAACGTATTTAAAATAA
- a CDS encoding TetR/AcrR family transcriptional regulator, producing the protein MDEKTIFLSKAANLFIENGAKTVTMDEIAKEFGISKKTLYQKYKNKEELLEEVLKHRLEVVIDRLQYLDDNVENAIERMICRDEEIDKVSHANNNILIRQLLKYYPAIFQKHMLNFSSKFSEVLVHNIKKGRQQGFYRDDFDAEIYSKIFFQLVMSYDSSPFFDTAVIEREHFMQETLMLYMNAITTEKGKEVLKNVHQK; encoded by the coding sequence ATGGACGAAAAAACAATTTTTTTAAGCAAAGCAGCAAACCTGTTTATTGAAAACGGCGCCAAAACCGTGACGATGGATGAGATTGCAAAAGAGTTTGGAATTTCAAAGAAAACCCTTTATCAAAAGTATAAGAATAAAGAGGAATTACTCGAAGAAGTGCTGAAACATAGACTGGAAGTAGTGATCGACCGACTTCAGTATCTTGATGACAACGTAGAAAACGCGATTGAAAGAATGATTTGCAGAGACGAAGAGATCGATAAGGTTTCTCACGCTAATAATAATATTCTGATTCGTCAATTATTAAAATATTATCCTGCGATTTTCCAAAAACATATGTTGAATTTTTCTTCAAAGTTTTCAGAAGTGCTGGTTCATAATATTAAAAAAGGAAGACAACAGGGATTTTACCGCGACGATTTCGATGCAGAAATTTATTCTAAAATTTTCTTTCAGCTTGTAATGTCTTATGACAGTTCGCCCTTTTTTGATACGGCGGTCATTGAAAGAGAACATTTTATGCAGGAAACTCTGATGCTTTATATGAATGCCATTACCACTGAAAAAGGTAAAGAAGTACTGAAAAACGTTCATCAAAAATAA
- a CDS encoding alginate export family protein, with translation MKKHILAFGTVVLFTFSVQAQVDSLKINLDFRTRAELDNGQKTLIPNHKKAETNVFSRAQLGVDYYWQDLELYMSLQDARVWGEVSSTNQRSGSFNINEAWAKYQFTKNTGLKVGRQILSYDDERLIGALDWQMQGRSFDAAKGIFRFNPQSKLEAVVTYNNDDNDANDLPDREFYSIMDGGERTKSMQILHYQYLWPKASLSVIGLNNVVQNIDGAHYGVLTVGMNAKKYYGNVGFFGSAYWQTGKNTLAQSKNAYQFSANVDFILNPNVNFVLGTEWLSGTDYNADPSKNSSFSPMYGTNHKFNGFMDYFFVGNHFNSVGLKDFYLKLTWKFNPKAALAFNIHGFASNAKLGDDVANNKEYSRYLGTEGDLVFTYKVASIFSMQLGHSQMFAADGMKRLKNVADPTSMQSWTWIGLNFATRFKVK, from the coding sequence ATGAAAAAACATATTCTTGCCTTCGGTACAGTGGTGTTGTTCACATTCTCTGTACAGGCTCAGGTTGACAGTTTGAAGATCAACCTTGATTTCCGGACGCGTGCTGAACTCGACAATGGTCAAAAAACACTAATCCCAAACCACAAAAAAGCCGAAACCAATGTGTTTTCCAGAGCGCAGTTGGGAGTGGATTATTACTGGCAGGATCTGGAGCTGTATATGTCGCTGCAGGATGCACGGGTTTGGGGAGAAGTGTCGTCTACGAATCAACGCAGCGGAAGTTTTAATATTAATGAAGCCTGGGCAAAATATCAGTTCACGAAGAATACGGGTTTAAAGGTGGGCCGACAAATTCTTTCTTACGATGATGAAAGATTGATAGGTGCTTTAGACTGGCAAATGCAAGGTCGAAGTTTTGATGCAGCCAAAGGAATTTTCCGTTTCAATCCACAGTCTAAACTGGAAGCTGTAGTCACCTATAATAATGATGACAACGATGCCAATGATCTACCGGATCGTGAATTCTACAGTATTATGGACGGTGGTGAAAGGACAAAATCAATGCAGATTCTTCACTATCAGTACCTGTGGCCGAAAGCAAGTCTTTCCGTTATTGGATTAAATAATGTAGTTCAGAATATCGACGGTGCACATTACGGCGTACTGACCGTCGGAATGAACGCGAAAAAATATTACGGAAATGTAGGCTTTTTTGGATCGGCTTACTGGCAGACGGGTAAAAATACGTTGGCTCAAAGCAAAAATGCGTATCAGTTTTCAGCCAATGTTGATTTTATTTTGAACCCAAATGTCAATTTTGTTTTGGGTACCGAATGGCTTTCCGGAACAGATTATAACGCAGATCCGTCTAAAAATAGTTCCTTCAGCCCAATGTACGGTACAAATCATAAGTTCAATGGTTTTATGGATTATTTTTTCGTCGGAAATCATTTTAACAGTGTGGGGTTGAAGGACTTTTACTTGAAGTTGACCTGGAAGTTTAATCCAAAAGCAGCCTTGGCTTTTAATATTCATGGTTTTGCCAGCAATGCAAAATTGGGAGATGATGTTGCAAATAATAAAGAATATTCTCGGTATTTAGGAACCGAAGGTGATCTGGTGTTCACTTATAAAGTGGCTAGTATTTTCTCCATGCAACTAGGACATTCTCAAATGTTTGCTGCAGATGGTATGAAACGTCTCAAAAACGTGGCAGATCCCACTTCGATGCAAAGCTGGACCTGGATCGGACTTAACTTTGCGACGCGGTTTAAAGTGAAGTAA